CCTTGCGAGCGCTCCTGCCAACATGGTGGAACATACGAGCAATCAGGAAAGACAACGGTCATCACACCACCTCCTTTTCACGAGAAATCAAGCTCTTAACTAACTACGAGCGCTGCCGTCCTTTTGCGCGGCACAACAGCGGTCGCGGGTTTGCGGCGACTTATCAGACAATTACAGGCGCCGGAACGATCGGCTCAAACGGTTTGCCGATACTGCTTACTCGTGGTTTTACAGCTTCAGCCGGTCCAAGATCAAGCAAAAGAACATGATCCTCCTTCTGGTTTACGATATCGCCCAGAACAGCCTCCAGTTGCACCTGGCGGGTTTTGCTCATTCTACATTGAAAAACAGATAACTGCACCCATTGGCCATAGCCGCGCATCGTTCTGTACACCCGCCGCCACCGCTTGGGCTCACTCACATCATAGCTGACTATAAAAAGATGCTCCATCGCCTCTACCTCGTTATAAAAACTGGAAATCCGGGAATCTCGCCGGCAAGATTCCTCGCCAGCAACCGCGCCTGCACCTCGAAGAGTCGCCGGTAGCTGATTCGGTAGCGAAAAATAGGATGAGTCACATCCTGGCTCATCCGCCGTTCAAACGTGGCGATAAAGCGTTTACGTCCACTTTCGTTGAGATTGCAGCTTCCCGCGGCATAAACAAAGTCGTCGGCGCGCACCTCGCCGTTGTTTACCGCCATCAGCACGACGGAATCAGCGACCAGCGGGCGAAACGGCTCCATCATGTCGAGCGAGAGCGCTGGCCGTCCGAAGCGAGGCTGGTGGTAGAACCCTCGATACGGATCAAGCCCCACCGCCGACAGCGTTATCGTCCATTCCCGCACCAGCATCGAATAGGCAAAAGAGAGCAT
The Syntrophobacterales bacterium DNA segment above includes these coding regions:
- the cas2 gene encoding CRISPR-associated endonuclease Cas2, translating into MEHLFIVSYDVSEPKRWRRVYRTMRGYGQWVQLSVFQCRMSKTRQVQLEAVLGDIVNQKEDHVLLLDLGPAEAVKPRVSSIGKPFEPIVPAPVIV